One region of Ahniella affigens genomic DNA includes:
- a CDS encoding FmdB family zinc ribbon protein, whose product MPIYEYECQTCGHVFDHLQKLSDPDPTQCERCHQGPIQRRVTAPSFRLAGSGWYETDFKKSGDKKRNLAGDSGGSGGSSGDSGAGSSSAGSSSTSSSSAGGSTGGSAASGGNSD is encoded by the coding sequence ATGCCGATCTACGAGTACGAATGCCAAACCTGCGGTCACGTGTTTGACCACCTCCAAAAACTGTCGGATCCGGATCCGACGCAGTGCGAGCGCTGTCATCAGGGCCCCATCCAGCGCCGCGTCACCGCGCCGTCGTTTCGACTGGCGGGTAGCGGGTGGTACGAGACAGACTTCAAGAAGAGCGGCGACAAGAAGCGCAACCTGGCGGGCGACAGCGGCGGCTCAGGTGGCAGCAGTGGCGACTCGGGTGCCGGTAGTTCTAGTGCGGGCAGTTCGAGTACCAGCAGTTCGAGTGCGGGCGGTTCGACTGGCGGTAGTGCCGCGAGTGGCGGCAATAGCGACTGA